The proteins below come from a single Chiloscyllium punctatum isolate Juve2018m chromosome 22, sChiPun1.3, whole genome shotgun sequence genomic window:
- the fancf gene encoding Fanconi anemia group F protein, with amino-acid sequence METVLENLSRFAEVLAVAHSPWAADWDDAEVSRAFQWARYLEQLSRRLEGAGCAGARAAVRQRLQEQRRLRPRAPPELPRYRALLFEELGRGGELLCGALLRNPAASAPAFHRAAAWYRSAGSGGGSAALSASLGRAVRVKAATRLLRCAWGSEPAGGVVSETGGQILRERLEERLRAAGDELPERQAAACEELLRRAFPGGGEEEEGGGEALQPLAALLLAEGADGGGEARARTLDWLLGDGRALAALGRALPCSQLAALSARSPPFARRYLRLLQRWGRALRYDAARAEWAPTSAEGPSWRRLLEHFAALWRGPPPAREAAESALRGLKAEDGDFEVPGVSVWTDLLLALTR; translated from the coding sequence ATGGAGACGGTGCTGGAGAACCTGAGCCGGTTCGCTGAGGTGCTGGCGGTGGCGCACAGCCCGTGGGCCGCCGACTGGGACGATGCGGAGGTAAGCCGGGCTTTCCAGTGGGCCCGCTACCTGGAGCAGCTGAGCCGGCGCTTGGAAGGGGCGGGCTGCGCGGGGGCCCGGGCCGCCGTTCGGCAGCGGCTGCAGGAGCAGCGGCGCCTGAGGCCGAGGGCTCCCCCCGAGCTGCCGCGGTACCGGGCCCTGCTCTTCGAGGAGCTGGGCCGCGGCGGCGAGCTGCTGTGCGGGGCGCTGCTGCGCAACCCGGCCGCCTCCGCGCCCGCTTTCCACCGGGCCGCCGCCTGGTACCGATCGGCGGGCTCAGGTGGAGGCTCGGCGGCCCTGTCCGCGTCGCTGGGGCGGGCCGTCCGGGTGAAGGCGGCTACTCGCCTGTTGCGGTGCGCCTGGGGTTCGGAGCCCGCCGGCGGCGTCGTTTCGGAGACGGGCGGCCAGATATTGCGCGAGCGGCTGGAGGAGCGCCTGAGGGCGGCGGGGGATGAGTTACCGGAGCGGCAGGCGGCGGCCTGCGAGGAACTTCTGAGACGGGCCTTCCCCGGCGGcggtgaggaggaggaggggggcggCGAGGCTCTCCAGCCGCTTGCCGCCTTGTTGCTGGCTGAAGGGGCTGATGGCGGCGGCGAGGCCCGGGCCCGGACCCTGGACTGGTTGCTAGGAGACGGCCGCGCGCTCGCCGCCCTGGGCCGCGCGCTCCCGTGCAGCCAGCTCGCCGCCCTGAGCGCCCGCAGCCCGCCCTTCGCCCGGCGCTACCTGCGCCTGCTGCAGCGCTGGGGCCGGGCCCTGCGCTATGACGCGGCCCGGGCCGAGTGGGCGCCGACTTCCGCCGAGGGGCCGAGCTGGCGCCGGCTGCTGGAGCATTTCGCCGCCCTGTGGCGGGGCCCGCCGCCCGCCCGGGAGGCCGCTGAGAGCGCGCTGCGCGGCCTGAAGGCCGAGGACGGCGACTTTGAGGTGCCTGGTGTCAGCGTCTGGACCGACCTGCTGCTGGCGTTGACCAGGTGA